The genome window GGGATCGACCTTGATTCCCTGGAGCAGGACCTCGGTCCTCTCCCCCTCGCCGCAGAACTCCAAAATCACGGGAGATTTGCCCGGACAGGACTTCAGCGACCTCACCAGGTCCTTGAACGACACTCTCTTCAGCCGATCGGCCGCGATGGAGACTCGGACGAAGGGGTTCGGGAGCTCCGAGTCCTCCAGCACGGGGACGACCTGGTTCGCTATGATCTTCGATCCGTCTCGGTCCTCCGGGAACCCGGTTATCAGGCAGACGTCGCCCGGAGAGACGGTTCCCCCGACGTGCTCCCAAACCTTCGGGAAGCAAAGGAACTGAAGGCGGGAGTCCGAGTCTTCCAGCTCTATTACGGCCATGGGATCCCCTCTCCTGGTGTAACGCTCGTTTATCGAGAGGACCATGCCACCCAGCTGCAGGGGGATTCTCTTGCCCCTCCAGTCCGTCGCGTCCGACAGGGAGCAGTTTGTCAGAGGGCGTATCCTGTTTTCGTGCAGCTCGAACGGATGGCCGGAGATGTAGAGGCCGACCGCCTCCTTCTCCTTCTCCAATCGCTCGATGCCGGGGAAATCGGGCGTGTCGGGCAGCTCGGGGCCGTTCTTGTCCTCATCGGCGAGCCCTTCGAAGAGGGTGCCCTGGTTCGCATCGGCCGCCCTCCTTTGGGCCGCGGGCACGAGGTCGGGCAGGGCCCCGAAGAGTTTTTGCCTGTTGGGCTCGATGCTATCGAACGCGCCCGACAGGATCAGGTTCTCCACGACCCCTCTGTTGACCACGCGAAGGTTGACCCGGAGCAGGAAGTCCCACAGGGAGGTGAAGGGCCCCCCGGTCTCCCTCTCCTCGACAATGGCATCCACCGCAGCGTGTCCCGCCTTAGCGACCGCGCCGAGGCCGAACCTCACGACATCTCCGACAGGGGTGAAGCTGGCCATCGAGCTGTTCACATCGGGGGGCAGGACGTCGATCCCGGAGTTGCGCACCTCCCTCACGTAGGAGGCCATGACCTCCTTCTTCGCGTCGATCTGACCCGAGAGGTAGGCGGCCATGAACTCGGGGCGGTAGTTGGCCTTGAGCCACGCTGTCTGGTAGGAGATGAGCGCGTAGGCGGCGCTGTGGGACTTGTTGAAGCCGTAGCCAGCGAACTCCGAGATTATATCGAATATCTCCCCGGCCTTATGCTCGTCTATGCCCCTCTCCTTGCAGCCATCGGTGAACTTGGCGCGCTGCTGCTCCATGACGTCCGCCTTTTTTTTGCCCATCGCGCGCCTGAGGAGGTCGGCCTCGCCGAGCGAGTAGCCAGCCAGGACGGCGGCACACTGCATGACCTGCTCCTGGTAGAGGACTACGCCGTAGGTCTCGCGCAGTACGTCCTCGAGGAGGGGGTGGAGGTATTTCACCCTGGAGCGTCCGTGCTTGCACTCGACGTACTGATCGACCATGCCGCTGCCCAACGGTCCTGGGCGGTACATGGCAAGAGCGGCTATCAGGTCCTCGAAGCAGTCGATCTCTAGCTTTCTGAGAAGGCGTCTCATCCCCGGCGATTCAAGCTGGAACACGCCTAGAGTGTCCGCCTTCTGTAAAATCTCGTAGGTTTTCTTGTCGTCCAGAGGGATGGCCTCGAGGTCCGGGACGGGCTTTCCGAGAAGGGCTATGTTCGACAGGGCCTCCTCGATGATGGACAGGGTGCGCAGCCCGAGGAAGTCCATCTTCACCAGTCCCAGCTTCTCCAGCGGCTCCATGGGATACTGGGTGACCACCTGGTTCTCCCCTATGCGGCGCACCGGGACCATGTCCGTGATGGGCATGGGGGTTATCACCACTC of Synergistaceae bacterium contains these proteins:
- the dnaE gene encoding DNA polymerase III subunit alpha; the protein is MPAVAMTDHGAMYGVVDFYESCLAAGVKPIIGCEVYVAADGHMSRDRRGRTHHLLLLAENEEGYHNLVKLCSIAYTDGFYSKPRIDHGLLERFKKGLIASSACLAGEIPALLLEGREKEALERAFLYRDIMGEDNFFLEIMHNSIPEQSRVNRALVAMSRAHGFPLVATNDAHYLEKDDYDWHDVLLCVQTKSSLDDKNRMAFSCNDFYFRSPEEMDSIFGTELPEALDNTVAIAERCNVKIPVDNRDYLLPRPDVPEGETPESSLTRAAAEGLKERLGGAVPEEYQERLDLEIGIINSMGFAGYFLIVAGIIKAAREMEIPVGPGRGSAAGSVVAWSLKITGLDPIKYNLLFERFLNPERISMPDIDTDLSDKGRDELLRYIAEKYGNDKVSQIGTLGRLKSRAAVKDVGRVLGMPIPDVNAITRLLPVMGDLPIPKVVEQTPELAEMKSSDKMVARVLDIASNIEGLARHCSQHAAGVVITPMPITDMVPVRRIGENQVVTQYPMEPLEKLGLVKMDFLGLRTLSIIEEALSNIALLGKPVPDLEAIPLDDKKTYEILQKADTLGVFQLESPGMRRLLRKLEIDCFEDLIAALAMYRPGPLGSGMVDQYVECKHGRSRVKYLHPLLEDVLRETYGVVLYQEQVMQCAAVLAGYSLGEADLLRRAMGKKKADVMEQQRAKFTDGCKERGIDEHKAGEIFDIISEFAGYGFNKSHSAAYALISYQTAWLKANYRPEFMAAYLSGQIDAKKEVMASYVREVRNSGIDVLPPDVNSSMASFTPVGDVVRFGLGAVAKAGHAAVDAIVEERETGGPFTSLWDFLLRVNLRVVNRGVVENLILSGAFDSIEPNRQKLFGALPDLVPAAQRRAADANQGTLFEGLADEDKNGPELPDTPDFPGIERLEKEKEAVGLYISGHPFELHENRIRPLTNCSLSDATDWRGKRIPLQLGGMVLSINERYTRRGDPMAVIELEDSDSRLQFLCFPKVWEHVGGTVSPGDVCLITGFPEDRDGSKIIANQVVPVLEDSELPNPFVRVSIAADRLKRVSFKDLVRSLKSCPGKSPVILEFCGEGERTEVLLQGIKVDPGKDIASAISEVIPRTMFDVI